One window of the Streptomyces asoensis genome contains the following:
- a CDS encoding sugar ABC transporter ATP-binding protein — protein MSPTEPSPSRAVPAVGLTDVSMAFGGKTVLASVTLDIAPGSVVALLGANGAGKSTLIKILSGVHTDHGGEVRVDGTPVALASPLAARQLGIQTVHQRIGEGIVPGLTVAENLVFEELAQKRGNPFLSGRGTLARAREIQAGLDLDWSDPVLKQDVGELGISDRQLLILARALATRPRLLILDEPTSALSAAEAQRLFALVERMRADGIAVLYVSHRLGEIDALADRLVVLRDGLLTEDQARPFDWDAALRAMLAQSQEVTTARPVREGAEGEVALSLRGVRLFDGRTPLDLDLRAGEVTGVVGLLGAGKTELARGLFGAEPFATGTVELDGTAYAPRRPSDAIRAGVHLVPEDRHADALVPGWSVARNISLPFLKSFSRAGLMNRPKEDALGRETIDALGVVARDEHSTVEELSGGNQQKVVVGRWLAHTPRVLILDEPFRGVDIGARRDIGRRARALAAEGTAVLVLSADVDEVLEVADRVVVLAAGEVHLDAYGEDAERDRVIQTISASV, from the coding sequence ATGTCGCCCACTGAGCCCAGCCCTTCGCGGGCCGTCCCGGCGGTCGGTCTCACCGACGTCAGCATGGCCTTCGGCGGCAAGACGGTGCTCGCCTCCGTGACGCTGGACATCGCACCGGGCAGCGTCGTCGCGCTGCTCGGCGCGAACGGCGCCGGCAAGTCCACGCTGATCAAGATCCTTTCGGGCGTCCACACGGACCACGGGGGAGAGGTGCGTGTCGACGGCACGCCCGTCGCCCTCGCCTCGCCGCTGGCCGCCCGTCAGCTGGGCATCCAGACGGTGCACCAGCGGATCGGCGAGGGCATCGTGCCCGGCCTCACGGTCGCCGAGAACCTGGTCTTCGAGGAGCTCGCGCAGAAACGCGGCAACCCGTTCCTGAGCGGCCGCGGCACGCTCGCCCGCGCCCGCGAGATCCAGGCCGGCCTCGACCTGGACTGGAGCGACCCGGTGCTCAAGCAGGATGTCGGCGAACTCGGCATCTCCGACCGGCAGTTGCTGATCCTGGCCCGCGCGCTGGCGACCCGCCCCCGCCTGCTCATCCTCGACGAGCCGACCTCCGCGCTCTCCGCCGCCGAGGCGCAGCGGCTGTTCGCGCTCGTCGAGAGGATGCGCGCGGACGGCATCGCCGTGCTCTACGTGTCCCACCGGCTCGGCGAGATCGACGCGCTCGCCGACCGGCTGGTCGTCCTGCGCGACGGTCTTCTCACCGAGGACCAGGCCAGGCCCTTCGACTGGGACGCGGCCCTGCGCGCGATGCTGGCCCAGTCCCAGGAGGTGACGACCGCCCGGCCCGTCAGGGAAGGGGCCGAGGGGGAGGTCGCCCTCTCGCTGCGCGGCGTCCGCCTCTTCGACGGCCGTACCCCCCTCGACCTCGACCTGCGCGCCGGGGAGGTCACCGGCGTCGTGGGCCTGCTGGGCGCGGGCAAGACCGAGCTGGCCCGCGGCCTGTTCGGCGCGGAACCCTTCGCCACCGGCACCGTCGAACTGGACGGCACGGCCTACGCGCCCCGTCGCCCCTCCGACGCCATCCGTGCCGGCGTCCACCTCGTCCCCGAGGACCGGCACGCCGACGCCCTGGTGCCCGGCTGGTCGGTCGCCCGGAACATCTCGCTGCCGTTCCTGAAGTCCTTCTCCCGGGCGGGTCTCATGAACCGGCCGAAGGAGGACGCCCTCGGCCGCGAGACGATCGACGCCCTCGGTGTCGTCGCCCGCGACGAGCACAGCACCGTCGAGGAACTGTCCGGCGGCAACCAGCAGAAGGTCGTCGTCGGCCGCTGGCTCGCCCACACCCCGCGTGTCCTCATCCTGGACGAACCGTTCCGAGGCGTGGACATCGGCGCCCGGCGCGACATCGGCCGCCGGGCCCGTGCCCTCGCCGCCGAGGGCACGGCCGTCCTCGTCCTGTCCGCCGACGTCGACGAGGTCCTGGAGGTGGCCGACCGGGTCGTCGTCCTCGCGGCCGGTGAGGTCCACCTCGACGCGTACGGCGAAGACGCGGAACGTGACCGCGTGATCCAGACCATCTCGGCGTCCGTCTGA
- a CDS encoding substrate-binding domain-containing protein yields the protein MSRVRLPLAALSLASVSALVLSGCAQSTDASKDTGNSAASASAATGKKPAPFSAGAVKVALVRQSGAGDYFEQWGNGAKAQAKALGIDLTVYDAQADNAKQATDLSSAINSGAKAIIIDHGFPATIQPEIDKAVKKGIKVVVYDVETATAGVVSTKQDDASMAQAVLDVMAKEVGKNAKVGYVNVAGYAALDKRDSVWKSTVTSQAWKQQFKVGKVTDSTATDNVPLVSAALTQHSDVAGVFAPYDELAKGTVLAVQNKKLQDKVKVFGADVSNADIQQMTAADSPWVATAGTDPSAVGAAVVRTTALELAGQLNKTSVEFPAVAITQDFLREKKIANMDQLREALPALNLSQVSTADWISNVAH from the coding sequence ATGTCCCGTGTCCGTCTGCCTCTCGCCGCGCTCTCGCTGGCCTCCGTCTCCGCCCTGGTCCTCTCCGGCTGCGCGCAGTCCACGGACGCCTCGAAGGACACCGGCAACTCCGCCGCCTCGGCCTCCGCCGCCACCGGCAAGAAGCCCGCCCCCTTCAGCGCGGGCGCGGTCAAGGTGGCCCTGGTCCGGCAGAGCGGCGCCGGCGACTACTTCGAGCAGTGGGGCAACGGCGCGAAGGCCCAGGCCAAGGCGCTCGGTATCGACCTGACCGTGTACGACGCCCAGGCCGACAACGCCAAGCAGGCCACCGACCTGTCCTCGGCGATCAACTCCGGGGCGAAGGCGATCATCATCGACCACGGCTTCCCGGCGACCATCCAGCCGGAGATCGACAAGGCCGTGAAGAAGGGCATCAAGGTCGTCGTCTACGACGTCGAGACCGCCACCGCGGGTGTCGTCTCCACCAAGCAGGACGACGCGAGCATGGCCCAGGCCGTCCTCGACGTGATGGCCAAGGAGGTCGGCAAGAACGCCAAGGTCGGCTACGTCAACGTCGCCGGCTACGCGGCCCTCGACAAGCGCGACAGCGTCTGGAAGTCGACGGTGACCTCGCAGGCCTGGAAGCAGCAGTTCAAGGTCGGCAAGGTCACCGACTCCACGGCCACCGACAACGTTCCCCTCGTCTCCGCCGCGCTCACCCAGCACTCCGACGTGGCCGGCGTCTTCGCGCCCTACGACGAGCTCGCCAAGGGCACCGTGCTCGCCGTGCAGAACAAGAAGCTCCAGGACAAGGTGAAGGTCTTCGGCGCCGACGTCTCCAACGCCGACATCCAGCAGATGACCGCCGCCGACAGCCCCTGGGTCGCCACGGCGGGCACCGACCCTTCCGCCGTCGGCGCGGCCGTCGTACGCACCACCGCGCTGGAGCTGGCCGGTCAGCTGAACAAGACCTCCGTCGAGTTCCCGGCCGTCGCCATCACGCAGGACTTCCTGCGCGAGAAGAAGATCGCGAACATGGACCAGCTGCGGGAGGCGCTGCCCGCGCTGAACCTGTCGCAGGTCTCCACCGCGGACTGGATCTCGAATGTCGCCCACTGA
- a CDS encoding 1,2-dihydroxy-3-keto-5-methylthiopentene dioxygenase, which translates to MTLLTTWSESGPETLVRRTSDPVEIAAALKPLGVRYEQWPVRADVPFDADSETVFAAYGPEIEKLNAEEGFTTVDVLGLHPSDDPEFPAKAKAAREKFLQEHTHDDDDEVRFFVSGSGIFYLHVNGEVHAVFCEKGDLLGVPRGTTHWFDMGTEPSFTAIRFFHEEDGWIGSFTGSTIAGRFPDYDTIAAGYEADRAAA; encoded by the coding sequence ATGACGCTGCTGACGACCTGGTCCGAGTCCGGCCCGGAGACCCTGGTCCGCCGCACCTCCGACCCCGTCGAGATCGCCGCGGCCCTCAAGCCGCTGGGCGTGCGCTACGAACAGTGGCCGGTCCGCGCGGACGTGCCGTTCGACGCCGACAGCGAGACGGTGTTCGCGGCGTACGGCCCGGAGATCGAGAAGCTGAACGCGGAGGAGGGCTTCACCACCGTCGACGTCCTCGGTCTGCACCCGAGCGACGACCCGGAGTTCCCGGCGAAGGCGAAGGCGGCCCGCGAGAAGTTCCTCCAGGAGCACACCCACGACGACGATGACGAGGTCCGCTTCTTCGTCTCCGGCTCCGGCATCTTCTACCTGCACGTGAACGGCGAAGTGCACGCGGTCTTCTGCGAGAAGGGCGATCTGCTGGGCGTGCCGCGCGGCACCACCCACTGGTTCGACATGGGCACCGAGCCCTCGTTCACGGCGATCCGTTTCTTCCACGAGGAGGACGGCTGGATCGGCAGCTTCACCGGCTCCACCATCGCCGGCCGCTTCCCGGACTACGACACGATCGCAGCCGGCTACGAGGCCGACCGGGCCGCCGCGTGA
- the mtnC gene encoding acireductone synthase, which translates to MSVRGLTYDVDAVVLDIEGTTSATGFVVDVLYPYSRARFAELLTERAEEPVVARAIEQVRELTGEPDADAATIEKTLNAWLDEDRKATPLKSLQGVIWSEGFARGDLVSHFYDDVVPRLRAWHAAGLRLYVYSSGSVSAQRAWFTNSPAGDLTALLSGLYDTENAGPKQEPESYRRIAGSTGVPAIRLLFLSDRPGELDAAREAGWHAVGIRRPGEPYFQQGVGDHAQAGAFDEITVSNSRSTS; encoded by the coding sequence GTGAGCGTGCGGGGCCTGACGTACGACGTGGACGCCGTGGTGCTCGACATCGAGGGCACCACGAGCGCCACGGGCTTCGTGGTGGACGTGCTGTACCCGTACTCGCGCGCCCGCTTCGCCGAGCTGCTCACCGAGCGGGCCGAGGAGCCCGTGGTGGCACGGGCGATCGAGCAGGTGCGGGAGCTGACGGGCGAGCCGGACGCCGACGCGGCCACGATCGAGAAGACGCTGAACGCCTGGCTCGACGAGGACCGCAAGGCGACCCCGCTGAAGAGCCTCCAGGGCGTCATCTGGTCCGAGGGCTTCGCGCGCGGCGACCTCGTCTCGCACTTCTACGACGACGTCGTGCCGCGGCTGCGCGCCTGGCACGCGGCGGGGCTGCGACTGTACGTGTACTCGTCGGGTTCGGTGTCCGCCCAGCGGGCGTGGTTCACCAACAGCCCGGCGGGCGACCTCACCGCGCTCCTCTCCGGGCTGTACGACACCGAGAACGCCGGCCCCAAACAGGAGCCGGAGTCGTACCGCCGTATCGCCGGGTCGACCGGCGTGCCGGCGATACGGCTGCTCTTCCTCTCCGACCGGCCGGGGGAGCTGGACGCGGCCCGCGAGGCCGGCTGGCACGCGGTCGGGATCCGGCGGCCGGGAGAACCGTATTTCCAGCAGGGCGTCGGCGACCACGCGCAGGCGGGGGCGTTCGACGAGATCACCGTCAGCAATTCCAGGAGCACCTCATGA
- the mtnB gene encoding methylthioribulose 1-phosphate dehydratase, protein MTADLTTLDLEEAGAVLAAESARFASFGWMRGTSGNLSVVLARDPLRLAVTASGHDKGELTPADVVLVDGNGAAVHEGKPSAEAELHARVAALTGAGAVVHVHTVASVALGHRHPGGIVFKDIEMLKGVGQPAHDVEVTLPVIANSQDMKVLGDRLEAAREPRMPAVVVAGHGLYVWGDTPRQARHHTEVVEWLLELELTRR, encoded by the coding sequence ATGACCGCCGACCTCACCACACTCGACCTGGAGGAGGCGGGGGCGGTCCTCGCCGCCGAGTCCGCCCGGTTCGCCTCCTTCGGCTGGATGCGCGGCACCTCCGGCAACCTCTCGGTGGTCCTCGCCCGCGACCCGCTGCGGCTCGCGGTCACGGCGAGCGGCCACGACAAGGGTGAACTGACCCCCGCGGACGTGGTGCTGGTCGACGGGAACGGCGCCGCCGTGCACGAGGGCAAGCCGTCCGCCGAGGCCGAACTGCACGCGCGCGTGGCCGCGCTGACCGGTGCGGGCGCGGTCGTGCACGTGCACACGGTGGCCTCCGTGGCGCTCGGCCACCGGCACCCGGGCGGGATCGTCTTCAAGGACATCGAGATGCTCAAGGGCGTCGGCCAGCCGGCGCACGACGTCGAGGTGACCCTGCCGGTCATCGCCAACAGCCAGGACATGAAGGTCCTCGGCGACCGGCTGGAGGCGGCCCGCGAACCCCGGATGCCCGCGGTGGTCGTGGCCGGGCACGGCCTGTACGTGTGGGGCGACACCCCGCGCCAGGCCCGTCACCACACCGAGGTCGTCGAATGGCTCCTGGAGCTGGAGCTGACGCGGCGCTGA
- the mtnA gene encoding S-methyl-5-thioribose-1-phosphate isomerase, producing the protein MSQELRAVEWTGTGLALIDQTALPHRTTTVDVHDVDTLVDAIQRLVVRGAPAIGAAGAYGVAIALLQGAREGWTESETREAVARVREARPTAVNLMVCVDRVMTRFDDGLDAVLAEAAAVQREDVEANRAMGAFGADWLLKRIDADRPLRILTHCNTGALATAGWGTALGVIRELHARGRLEVVYADETRPLLQGSRLTAWELVQEGIPHFVQADGAAAGTILRGEVDAAIVGADRIAANGDTANKVGTVGVALACADAGIPFLVAAPTTTVDLSTPDGAAIHIELRGEDEVLEWGGVRTAPAESRGHNPAFDVTPGRLVTGLVTERGVLEVSAGELPGDRLR; encoded by the coding sequence ATGTCCCAGGAACTGCGCGCCGTCGAGTGGACCGGAACCGGCCTCGCGCTGATCGACCAGACAGCTCTCCCGCACCGCACCACGACCGTCGATGTCCACGATGTGGACACCCTGGTCGACGCGATCCAGCGGCTGGTCGTACGCGGCGCCCCCGCGATCGGCGCGGCGGGCGCGTACGGTGTCGCGATCGCGCTGCTCCAGGGCGCGCGTGAGGGCTGGACGGAGAGCGAGACGCGCGAGGCCGTCGCCCGCGTCCGCGAGGCCCGCCCGACCGCCGTGAACCTCATGGTGTGCGTGGACCGGGTCATGACCCGCTTCGACGACGGGCTCGACGCGGTCCTGGCGGAGGCTGCCGCGGTGCAGCGCGAGGACGTCGAGGCGAACCGCGCGATGGGCGCGTTCGGCGCGGACTGGCTGTTGAAGCGGATCGACGCGGACCGCCCGCTGCGGATCCTGACGCACTGCAACACCGGCGCGCTGGCCACCGCCGGCTGGGGCACCGCTCTCGGTGTCATCCGCGAACTGCACGCGCGCGGACGCCTCGAGGTCGTCTACGCCGACGAGACCCGTCCGCTGCTCCAGGGGTCGCGCCTGACCGCCTGGGAGCTGGTCCAGGAGGGCATCCCGCACTTCGTCCAGGCGGACGGGGCCGCCGCCGGCACCATCCTGCGCGGCGAGGTCGACGCGGCGATCGTGGGCGCCGACCGCATCGCGGCCAACGGCGACACCGCCAACAAGGTCGGCACGGTGGGGGTCGCCCTCGCCTGCGCCGACGCGGGCATCCCGTTCCTGGTGGCGGCGCCCACCACCACGGTCGATCTCTCGACGCCGGACGGCGCCGCCATCCACATCGAACTCCGCGGCGAGGACGAGGTGCTGGAGTGGGGCGGGGTGCGGACGGCGCCCGCCGAGTCGCGCGGCCACAACCCGGCGTTCGACGTCACGCCGGGCCGGCTGGTGACGGGCCTGGTGACCGAGCGGGGCGTACTGGAGGTGTCCGCGGGGGAGTTGCCCGGGGACCGGCTGCGCTGA
- a CDS encoding BMP family ABC transporter substrate-binding protein has protein sequence MPRRHRRSVQLAALATGTVLLATACNAAAKKDDSATSASGGSGKSFTLVTPDAVGQNEFLKLAVTGIKSAAEQHDGTQKVYESTDTASQQQNVQAAVDAKPDVIVLVGFEFADIVAQQAEKNPSQQFLIIDACTTKTFKNVSCAVFREHEGVYLAGAEAGLLSKSGKVGAVDVLDTPQFRRYSDPFAAGAKKVAAKTETSTRFVGGQSPFDDSARAKEQANTLLAKGYDQIMAAAAAGNYGVFEAAKAKGAFAYGVDVNQCASAPGTVVDNVIKRTDIAVEKGIESVLGGTTGTSVSYGLKEGGISLTGLEDGVDTSKCVIADHKDVLTKVEALRDQIVSGELKVDDPAAS, from the coding sequence ATGCCCCGCAGACACCGCCGCTCCGTGCAGCTCGCCGCCCTCGCGACCGGCACCGTGCTCCTCGCCACCGCCTGCAACGCCGCCGCGAAGAAGGACGACTCCGCCACGAGCGCGAGCGGCGGCAGCGGCAAGTCCTTCACGCTCGTCACCCCCGACGCCGTCGGCCAGAACGAGTTCCTCAAGCTCGCGGTCACCGGCATCAAGAGCGCGGCCGAGCAGCACGACGGGACCCAGAAGGTCTACGAGTCCACCGACACCGCCTCCCAGCAGCAGAACGTGCAGGCCGCGGTGGACGCCAAGCCGGACGTCATCGTCCTCGTCGGCTTCGAGTTCGCCGACATCGTCGCCCAGCAGGCCGAGAAGAACCCGAGCCAGCAGTTCCTGATCATCGACGCGTGCACCACCAAGACCTTCAAGAACGTCAGCTGCGCGGTCTTCCGTGAGCACGAGGGCGTCTACCTCGCCGGCGCCGAGGCGGGCCTGCTGAGCAAGTCCGGCAAGGTCGGCGCGGTCGACGTGCTCGACACGCCCCAGTTCCGCCGCTACAGCGACCCGTTCGCGGCCGGCGCCAAGAAGGTCGCCGCCAAGACGGAGACGTCGACCCGCTTCGTCGGCGGCCAGTCCCCCTTCGACGACTCGGCCCGCGCCAAGGAGCAGGCGAACACCCTGCTCGCCAAGGGCTACGACCAGATCATGGCGGCCGCGGCGGCCGGCAACTACGGCGTCTTCGAGGCGGCGAAGGCCAAGGGCGCGTTCGCGTACGGCGTCGACGTCAACCAGTGCGCCTCGGCGCCCGGCACGGTCGTCGACAACGTGATCAAGCGCACGGACATCGCCGTCGAGAAGGGCATCGAGTCGGTCCTCGGCGGCACGACCGGCACGTCCGTCTCGTACGGCCTCAAGGAGGGCGGCATCAGCCTGACCGGCCTGGAGGACGGCGTGGACACGTCCAAGTGCGTGATCGCCGACCACAAGGACGTCCTGACGAAGGTCGAGGCGCTGCGCGACCAGATCGTGTCCGGAGAGCTGAAGGTCGATGACCCGGCCGCCAGCTGA